The Anoxybacillus flavithermus genome has a segment encoding these proteins:
- a CDS encoding multidrug ABC transporter ATP-binding protein, whose translation MALLQVQHIFGGYTNQNILDDVSFTVQKGEVVALIGLNGAGKSTTIKHIIGLMRPRKGTITINGMTFHDDPQAYRTQFTYIPEMPALYEELTLEEHLRLTAMAYGVTDRAYEQRVPQLLKAFRLEKKLSSFPAFFSKGMKQKVMIMCAFLVDVPLYIIDEPFVGLDPLAIQALLQLIEERKKEGAGVLLSTHILATAERYCDSFIILHDGQVKASGSLPMLQEQLHMPHATLDDIYIELTKEETNDD comes from the coding sequence ATGGCACTATTACAAGTTCAGCATATATTCGGTGGCTATACGAACCAAAATATTTTAGATGACGTATCGTTTACCGTGCAAAAAGGGGAAGTTGTCGCGCTGATCGGGTTAAATGGAGCAGGAAAAAGCACGACAATTAAACATATTATCGGATTGATGCGACCGCGTAAAGGAACAATTACAATAAACGGTATGACGTTTCATGATGATCCACAAGCATATCGCACGCAATTTACATACATTCCTGAAATGCCTGCGCTATACGAAGAATTGACGCTTGAGGAACATTTACGTCTCACCGCCATGGCGTATGGTGTGACGGATCGAGCATACGAACAGCGCGTGCCACAGTTGTTGAAGGCGTTTCGGCTTGAGAAAAAGTTAAGTTCGTTTCCTGCATTTTTTTCAAAAGGAATGAAACAAAAAGTAATGATTATGTGCGCTTTTTTAGTCGATGTGCCGCTTTATATTATTGATGAACCATTTGTTGGATTAGATCCGCTCGCCATTCAAGCGTTACTCCAGCTTATTGAGGAAAGAAAAAAGGAGGGAGCGGGTGTGCTGTTGTCGACGCACATTTTAGCGACAGCCGAGCGGTATTGTGATTCATTTATCATTTTACATGACGGGCAAGTGAAAGCAAGCGGATCATTGCCAATGCTTCAAGAGCAGCTACATATGCCTCATGCCACACTTGATGATATATATATCGAATTAACGAAGGAAGAGACGAACGATGATTGA
- a CDS encoding IS110 family transposase — translation MKLYVGIDVSSTDLYTCIMDQEGNTCAQFKADNHLLGATFLRDQILLWANKRQPSEILIGMEATSVYSWHPAMFFHQQEELKSWNVKVFTINPKLIRKFKEAYTDLDKTDGIDAWIIADRLRFGRLKVTAVMQEQFIALQRLTRMRYHLVHQLTREKQYFLQHLFYKCSSFTQEVDSSVFGHAILELLLESFSLDEISQADVQQLADFLRQKGRNRFADPECIAKSIQKAARSSYRLSKCVEDSIDLLLGLSIQSIRSLQAQIKELDKAITRHLEGIPNTLQTIPGIGPVYAAGILAEIGQIERFDNQAALAKYAGLTWSKHQSGRFQAEETSLIRSGNRYLRYYLVEAANSVQRHDASFRAYYRKKYEEVPKHQHKRALVLTARKLVRVIDALLRNGQIYTPRKGEDR, via the coding sequence ATGAAACTCTACGTCGGGATTGACGTGAGCTCAACGGACTTATACACGTGTATCATGGACCAAGAAGGAAACACGTGCGCGCAATTCAAGGCGGACAACCATCTCCTTGGCGCCACCTTCCTTCGCGATCAAATCCTCCTGTGGGCCAACAAGCGCCAACCATCCGAAATTCTCATCGGGATGGAAGCCACTTCGGTCTACAGCTGGCATCCGGCGATGTTTTTCCACCAACAGGAGGAGCTGAAGTCTTGGAATGTCAAGGTGTTTACCATCAATCCGAAGCTCATTCGCAAATTTAAAGAAGCTTACACCGACTTGGATAAAACGGACGGCATCGATGCGTGGATCATTGCCGATCGGCTACGCTTTGGCCGCTTGAAAGTGACGGCTGTCATGCAGGAACAGTTTATCGCCCTTCAACGGCTCACGCGCATGCGCTATCATCTCGTCCACCAGCTAACTCGAGAAAAGCAGTACTTCCTCCAACACTTGTTTTACAAGTGCAGCTCGTTTACTCAAGAGGTAGACAGCTCCGTATTCGGACATGCTATCTTAGAGCTTCTTCTCGAGTCGTTTAGCTTAGACGAAATCAGTCAGGCGGACGTGCAACAGCTCGCTGACTTCTTGCGCCAGAAAGGACGCAATCGCTTTGCCGACCCAGAATGCATCGCCAAGTCCATTCAAAAGGCGGCTCGTTCGTCCTATCGGCTTTCCAAGTGTGTCGAGGATTCCATCGACTTGCTTTTAGGCCTATCGATTCAATCCATTCGTAGCCTTCAAGCGCAAATCAAAGAGCTAGACAAAGCGATTACTCGCCATTTGGAAGGCATTCCAAATACGTTACAAACGATTCCGGGCATCGGACCTGTTTACGCTGCCGGTATCTTAGCCGAAATTGGACAAATCGAGCGCTTTGACAATCAAGCTGCCTTAGCAAAGTATGCAGGTTTGACTTGGTCCAAGCACCAGTCCGGTCGGTTCCAAGCCGAGGAGACTTCCCTCATTCGTTCCGGCAATCGCTATCTCCGTTACTACCTAGTGGAGGCTGCCAACTCGGTACAACGGCATGATGCGTCGTTTCGCGCCTATTACCGGAAGAAATATGAGGAGGTACCAAAGCACCAACACAAACGAGCCCTCGTCCTCACCGCTCGAAAACTCGTGCGTGTGATCGATGCGCTGCTACGCAACGGTCAAATCTACACGCCAAGAAAGGGGGAAGATCGATAG
- a CDS encoding peptidase M20, translating to MKKTEGAVHVKTLLFAKLREYYDEMVTIRRYLHQHPELSFQEYKTAAYIANYYKQLGIRVRTNIGGNGIVATIHGQQGGKTVALRADFDALPIQDEKDVPYKSTVPGVMHACGHDGHTATLLVLAKALYELREHWCGTIVCIHQHAEEYAPGGAKAMIEDGCLEGVDAIFGTHIWATAPTGVIQYRTGPIMAAADRFQIVIRGSGGHGAEPHKTKDAIVTASQLVLHLQQIVSRRVNPLEPAVVSIGSFVSDNAFNIIADRATLIGTVRTFSEQVRDDIEREIEQIVKGTCIANGCTYEYTYTRGYPPVVNHEEETKFLASIAREIDEVTDVVEIPPHMGGEDFAYYLQRVKGTFFFTGAKAETTAIAYPHHHPKFDFDERAMLIAAKTLGLAAIQYMEK from the coding sequence ATGAAAAAAACAGAAGGAGCGGTGCACGTGAAAACATTATTATTTGCTAAGCTTCGTGAATATTACGACGAAATGGTTACGATTCGCCGTTATTTGCATCAACATCCCGAACTATCGTTTCAAGAGTATAAAACAGCCGCATATATTGCCAATTACTATAAACAACTTGGCATTCGTGTGCGAACAAATATTGGAGGAAACGGGATCGTCGCAACTATTCATGGACAACAAGGCGGAAAAACAGTAGCGCTTCGGGCGGATTTTGACGCCCTTCCGATTCAGGATGAAAAAGATGTACCATATAAATCAACCGTTCCGGGTGTCATGCACGCATGTGGGCACGATGGGCATACGGCCACGCTTCTCGTTCTTGCCAAAGCACTATATGAATTACGTGAACATTGGTGCGGTACGATTGTTTGCATTCATCAGCATGCAGAGGAATACGCACCAGGCGGGGCAAAGGCGATGATTGAAGACGGCTGTTTAGAAGGAGTAGATGCCATTTTCGGCACACATATATGGGCGACAGCGCCAACAGGTGTCATTCAATATCGGACAGGACCGATTATGGCCGCTGCAGACCGATTTCAAATCGTCATCCGAGGTTCTGGCGGTCACGGAGCAGAGCCGCACAAAACAAAAGATGCAATCGTTACCGCCTCACAACTCGTACTACATTTGCAGCAAATCGTTAGCCGTCGCGTCAATCCGCTTGAACCTGCTGTCGTCTCTATCGGCTCTTTCGTTTCAGACAACGCATTTAACATCATCGCCGATCGCGCCACATTAATCGGAACAGTGCGAACATTTTCTGAGCAAGTACGTGACGATATTGAACGAGAAATTGAGCAAATTGTTAAAGGTACATGCATCGCCAACGGTTGTACGTATGAATACACGTACACTCGCGGTTATCCACCTGTTGTGAACCATGAAGAAGAAACGAAATTTCTCGCCTCTATCGCTCGCGAAATAGATGAAGTCACCGATGTCGTCGAAATTCCTCCGCATATGGGCGGAGAAGATTTCGCCTATTATTTACAACGTGTAAAAGGGACGTTTTTCTTTACAGGGGCAAAAGCGGAAACAACAGCAATCGCTTATCCGCATCATCATCCGAAATTTGACTTTGATGAACGCGCAATGCTTATTGCGGCGAAAACACTCGGTCTTGCAGCCATTCAATATATGGAAAAGTAA
- a CDS encoding sporulation protein YjcZ: MGAGAGYANGFALIVVLFILLIIVGAAWLY, from the coding sequence ATGGGTGCAGGAGCAGGTTATGCAAACGGATTTGCGTTAATCGTTGTGTTGTTTATTTTATTAATCATCGTTGGTGCCGCTTGGTTATACTAA
- a CDS encoding tryptophan transporter, with amino-acid sequence MNTRTLVLLSLFVGIGAVLHTVIPGFFFGMKPDMMLTMMFLGIMLFPNKTAVSLLAIATGVISGVTTSFPGGFIPNVVDKVVTATLFFGLFMLLKAKATPIKAALLTAVGTFISGATFLAVALIIVGLPGGATFGGLFIAVVIPTAFVNTIAMIVIYPIVQSLMRRTYTVPQQ; translated from the coding sequence ATGAATACGAGAACGTTAGTATTGTTGTCGCTTTTTGTAGGCATTGGTGCAGTGTTGCATACGGTTATTCCGGGGTTTTTCTTCGGGATGAAGCCAGATATGATGTTGACGATGATGTTTTTAGGCATTATGCTTTTTCCGAACAAAACAGCTGTTAGTTTACTAGCAATTGCGACGGGGGTTATTTCTGGGGTGACGACGAGTTTTCCCGGAGGATTTATCCCGAACGTCGTCGATAAAGTAGTGACAGCTACGCTCTTTTTCGGATTGTTTATGTTGCTAAAAGCGAAGGCGACACCAATAAAGGCGGCATTGCTTACGGCTGTGGGCACGTTCATTTCCGGTGCGACGTTTTTAGCTGTTGCGCTAATCATTGTTGGATTGCCGGGAGGAGCAACGTTTGGCGGGCTGTTTATCGCTGTTGTCATTCCGACAGCGTTTGTCAATACGATTGCAATGATCGTCATTTATCCGATCGTACAGTCGCTCATGAGACGAACATACACAGTTCCGCAACAATAA
- the prsA gene encoding peptidylprolyl isomerase (cis/trans isomerase of peptidylprolyl; PPIase; membrane-bound lipoprotein), giving the protein MKKWTVAMSAAAMLALSACNNGSDVVVETKEGNITKEELYNEMKERYGKDVLRDLVHEKVLSKKFKVTDEELNKEIENLKEMYGVQYDLAVQQNGEEAIRDMVKLDLLRQKAAMEDIKVTDEELKKYYNEYKPKVKASHILVDDEKTAKDIKAKLEKGEDFAKLAKEYSKDTGSAQNGGDLGWFGPGKMVEEFEKAAYALNVGEISDPVKTQFGYHIIKVTDKEKKKSFDEMKEEIEFEVKKSKLDTSKVQSKLDELMKEANVDIKDKSLKDALKSK; this is encoded by the coding sequence ATGAAAAAATGGACAGTTGCCATGTCGGCGGCAGCGATGCTTGCGCTTTCGGCTTGCAATAACGGATCGGATGTTGTTGTCGAAACGAAGGAAGGCAACATTACAAAAGAAGAATTGTACAACGAAATGAAAGAACGTTACGGCAAAGACGTGTTACGCGATCTCGTACATGAGAAAGTGTTAAGTAAAAAGTTTAAAGTAACGGATGAAGAGCTAAATAAGGAAATCGAAAATTTAAAAGAAATGTACGGTGTCCAATATGATTTAGCGGTGCAACAAAATGGCGAAGAAGCGATTCGCGATATGGTAAAGCTTGATTTATTGCGCCAAAAAGCAGCGATGGAAGACATTAAAGTAACCGATGAAGAATTAAAAAAATATTACAATGAATATAAGCCGAAAGTGAAAGCGAGCCACATTTTAGTTGACGATGAAAAAACAGCAAAAGACATTAAAGCAAAGTTAGAAAAAGGTGAAGATTTTGCGAAATTAGCAAAAGAATATTCAAAAGATACAGGTTCAGCACAAAATGGCGGCGATTTAGGCTGGTTTGGTCCTGGAAAAATGGTGGAAGAGTTTGAAAAGGCAGCGTATGCGTTAAACGTCGGTGAAATTAGTGATCCAGTGAAAACACAATTTGGCTACCATATCATTAAAGTAACGGATAAAGAAAAGAAAAAGTCATTTGATGAAATGAAAGAAGAAATTGAATTCGAAGTGAAAAAAAGCAAGCTCGATACATCGAAAGTGCAATCGAAGCTTGATGAGCTGATGAAAGAAGCAAATGTCGACATTAAAGACAAATCGTTAAAAGACGCATTAAAAAGCAAGTAA
- a CDS encoding HIT family protein, giving the protein MSDCIFCKIINGDIPCAKVFENEHVIAFLDISQVTKGHTLVVPKIHKENIYELTPELAQRVFEVVPTIANAIREQFSPEGINILNNNGEIAGQTVFHYHMHIIPRYGKGDGFGAVWKSNQSNYTFDELQHIAAQIKQAL; this is encoded by the coding sequence ATGAGCGACTGTATTTTTTGTAAAATTATAAACGGCGACATTCCTTGTGCAAAAGTATTTGAAAATGAACATGTCATCGCCTTTTTAGACATTAGTCAAGTGACAAAAGGACATACACTCGTCGTGCCGAAAATACATAAAGAAAACATTTACGAGCTAACACCTGAGCTTGCCCAACGTGTATTTGAAGTTGTTCCTACAATCGCCAACGCGATTCGTGAACAGTTTTCCCCAGAAGGCATCAATATTTTAAACAACAACGGAGAAATTGCAGGCCAAACCGTTTTCCATTATCATATGCATATCATTCCACGGTACGGTAAAGGAGACGGATTTGGAGCTGTGTGGAAATCCAATCAAAGCAACTATACGTTTGATGAGTTACAGCACATCGCTGCACAAATCAAACAAGCTTTATGA
- a CDS encoding rhodanese, whose amino-acid sequence MGTWMNVVLIILLIYFVATKMLPTKGVEHITPDELKEKLKQTKDRQFIDVRTSAEYRARNIRQFKNIPLHQLADQLHELDREKETIVICQSGMRSNQAAKILAKNGFKRVVNVRGGMNAWNG is encoded by the coding sequence ATGGGTACATGGATGAATGTCGTTCTCATCATTTTGCTTATTTATTTTGTTGCGACAAAAATGTTGCCGACAAAAGGTGTGGAGCATATTACACCAGATGAGTTAAAAGAAAAATTAAAACAAACGAAAGACCGCCAATTTATTGATGTACGCACATCTGCGGAATATCGTGCGCGCAACATTCGTCAATTTAAAAATATCCCGCTTCATCAGTTGGCTGATCAACTACATGAGCTCGATCGCGAGAAAGAGACGATTGTGATTTGTCAAAGCGGTATGCGTAGCAATCAAGCGGCAAAAATATTAGCGAAAAATGGATTTAAGCGCGTCGTGAACGTGCGCGGCGGCATGAACGCTTGGAATGGATAA
- a CDS encoding transcriptional regulator Hpr (hpr; ScoC; MarR family; protease production regulatory protein), translating into MGGEMKSTERHYSVKEAMLFSQRIAQLSKALWKSIEKDWQQWIKPFDLNINEHHILWIAYHLKGASISEIAKFGVMHVSTAFNFSKKLEERGLLSFSKKEDDKRNTYIELTEKGEEVLLKLMESYDPKRTSVLQGIQPLYELYGKFPEMLEIMCMIRNVYGDDFMEIFERSFQNIEQEFVEESGKLKKKDEQQEEVASFVERM; encoded by the coding sequence GTGGGTGGAGAGATGAAAAGCACGGAACGACATTATTCTGTTAAAGAGGCGATGTTATTTAGTCAAAGGATTGCCCAATTAAGTAAAGCGTTATGGAAATCAATCGAAAAAGATTGGCAACAATGGATTAAACCGTTTGATTTAAACATTAATGAGCATCATATTTTGTGGATTGCCTACCATTTGAAAGGGGCTTCCATTTCTGAAATCGCCAAGTTTGGTGTCATGCACGTATCGACGGCATTTAACTTTTCAAAAAAATTAGAGGAACGCGGATTGTTGTCGTTTTCGAAAAAAGAAGACGATAAACGAAATACGTACATTGAACTGACGGAAAAAGGAGAAGAAGTTTTATTAAAATTAATGGAGTCGTATGATCCAAAACGGACGTCTGTGCTCCAAGGCATTCAACCTTTATATGAATTGTACGGTAAATTTCCAGAAATGTTAGAAATTATGTGTATGATCCGAAATGTGTACGGGGACGATTTTATGGAAATTTTCGAACGTTCTTTTCAAAACATCGAGCAAGAGTTTGTTGAAGAAAGCGGGAAGTTAAAAAAGAAAGATGAGCAGCAAGAAGAAGTAGCTTCATTCGTTGAGCGTATGTAA
- a CDS encoding phosphoserine transaminase gives MKRAYNFNAGPSALPLAVLERAQKELLNFQQTGMSVMELSHRSKEYDAVHERAETLLRKLMNIPDTHDVLFLQGGASLQFSMVPMNLLKEGEVGNYVLTDSWSDKAMKEAKKVGATHVAASSKEEQYTYIPTNIELSERAAYLHITSNNTIAGTQWREFPNVAVDFIADMSSDILSRNIDVSRFALIYAGAQKNLGPSGVTVVIIRKDLLAKGDDHLPTMLNYRTYSESRSLYNTPPTFAIYMLSLVLEWVEEQGGVQAIEKRNAEKAAILYRCIDESEGFYKGHAKKESRSHMNVTFTLPNEELTKKFLSEAKERGFIGLAGHRSVGGCRASIYNAVDMEACEALVQFMETFRKNIF, from the coding sequence GTGAAGCGAGCATACAATTTTAACGCAGGACCATCTGCTTTGCCGCTTGCTGTGTTAGAGCGAGCGCAAAAAGAATTGCTCAACTTTCAACAAACAGGTATGTCAGTCATGGAGTTAAGCCATCGAAGCAAAGAATATGATGCGGTGCATGAGCGCGCAGAAACGTTGTTGCGCAAACTGATGAACATTCCTGATACGCATGATGTGCTTTTTTTACAAGGAGGAGCTAGTTTGCAATTTTCGATGGTGCCGATGAACTTGTTAAAAGAAGGGGAAGTCGGCAATTACGTGTTAACAGACTCATGGTCGGATAAAGCGATGAAAGAGGCGAAAAAAGTAGGTGCAACGCACGTGGCAGCTTCGTCGAAAGAAGAACAATATACATATATTCCGACGAATATCGAACTGTCTGAACGCGCTGCGTATTTGCACATTACATCAAACAACACGATTGCAGGAACACAATGGCGTGAATTTCCTAATGTAGCTGTCGATTTCATTGCGGATATGTCGAGCGATATTTTAAGCCGCAATATTGATGTGAGTCGTTTTGCTCTTATTTATGCGGGGGCGCAGAAAAATTTAGGCCCTTCAGGCGTGACGGTTGTCATCATTCGGAAAGATTTGCTCGCAAAAGGAGACGATCATTTGCCGACAATGTTAAACTATCGCACATATAGCGAAAGCCGTTCGTTATATAACACGCCACCAACGTTTGCGATTTATATGTTATCGCTCGTTCTTGAATGGGTAGAGGAACAAGGCGGCGTTCAAGCGATTGAAAAGAGAAATGCGGAAAAAGCTGCGATATTGTACCGTTGTATTGATGAAAGTGAAGGTTTTTACAAAGGGCATGCAAAAAAAGAAAGCCGCTCGCATATGAACGTAACGTTTACGTTGCCGAATGAGGAGCTTACAAAGAAGTTTTTATCGGAAGCAAAAGAAAGAGGATTCATTGGATTAGCTGGTCATCGATCTGTCGGTGGCTGTCGGGCATCTATTTATAACGCAGTAGATATGGAAGCGTGTGAAGCGCTTGTACAGTTTATGGAAACGTTCCGAAAAAATATTTTTTGA
- a CDS encoding ABC transporter permease, with amino-acid sequence MIDGRQLWRKRMIAHLAEVRRYGRYMFNDHLLLILFIGIGASAVFYKRAVDELVSFPYAVVASLLLAFAVTQGGVRTFVKEADAVFFLPIERQLRPYFWRAAVYSFVLHLYVSFIVFVVLLPLHFQFSSQPLFIVLLAIVFLTGWNMFVQWQEEARIGRDHFHTFVRFLTNATLLYFLFLQQYVWMFIPLLFMVIVARYVEQKGSKNGLQWEQLLADERRRMQAFYRIAHAFVDVPHMKHTVKKRTALRFLFRLLDRLHMRPYTYLYVRTFFRAGDYFGLFVRLTAIGSVFMFTLPRGVEWFALLCSYATAVQLLSLRLHHRGHPLLSLYPISSVEAHRSFVRVLLTIGVNQALILGVVAYIAHGVFTMLSTFFIVFICYGAIIVYMRKKREAA; translated from the coding sequence ATGATTGATGGACGACAGTTATGGAGAAAGCGGATGATTGCTCATCTCGCCGAAGTGAGACGGTACGGTCGTTATATGTTCAACGATCATTTGTTGCTTATCTTATTTATCGGCATTGGGGCAAGTGCGGTATTTTATAAGCGAGCAGTTGATGAACTGGTGTCTTTTCCTTATGCTGTTGTTGCTTCGCTTTTGCTCGCTTTTGCGGTGACGCAAGGGGGAGTGCGGACGTTTGTTAAAGAAGCAGATGCGGTATTTTTTCTTCCGATCGAGCGACAGCTTCGTCCGTATTTTTGGCGTGCTGCGGTGTACAGCTTCGTTCTTCATTTGTACGTTTCGTTTATTGTATTTGTCGTCCTTTTGCCTTTGCATTTTCAATTTTCATCCCAGCCGTTGTTTATCGTCTTGTTGGCGATTGTGTTTTTAACAGGATGGAATATGTTCGTTCAATGGCAAGAGGAGGCACGAATTGGGCGAGATCATTTTCATACGTTTGTTCGCTTTTTAACGAATGCAACGTTGCTTTATTTTTTATTTCTCCAACAATATGTGTGGATGTTTATCCCCTTGCTATTTATGGTTATCGTTGCGCGATATGTGGAGCAAAAAGGGAGTAAAAACGGGCTTCAATGGGAGCAATTGCTTGCTGATGAACGGCGACGAATGCAAGCGTTTTATCGGATTGCGCATGCATTTGTTGATGTTCCTCACATGAAACATACGGTAAAAAAACGAACGGCACTTCGTTTCCTTTTCCGTTTGCTCGATCGTTTGCATATGCGCCCGTATACGTATTTGTATGTGCGTACATTTTTCCGTGCGGGCGATTATTTCGGTTTGTTCGTTCGCTTGACTGCGATCGGTAGTGTCTTTATGTTTACATTGCCTCGCGGTGTGGAGTGGTTTGCTCTTTTATGTTCGTATGCAACAGCGGTACAATTGCTTTCGCTTCGCTTGCACCATCGCGGGCATCCGCTTCTCTCCCTTTATCCGATCTCGTCTGTTGAGGCGCACCGATCGTTTGTGCGTGTGTTATTGACTATTGGGGTGAATCAAGCACTTATTTTGGGTGTGGTTGCATATATCGCTCATGGCGTTTTCACTATGTTATCGACGTTTTTTATTGTTTTCATATGCTACGGTGCGATTATCGTTTATATGAGAAAAAAACGGGAAGCGGCTTGA
- a CDS encoding coproporphyrinogen III oxidase (catalyzes the oxygen-independent formation of protoporphyrinogen-IX from coproporphyrinogen-III), translating to MISLRIHICGLEPVDRFQRSLEVITGLFFEEATLSLMATEEAEVRVTMDVQQGDRLVVSGTLQHEHGRTYEAYYARSWKTEEEKGRMKQVKHAVSYIYLSLMQQYTDFVQQWGILTGVRPVKLLHQKLRSGLTREEAHRELREDYLVTDEKIQLMQQIVDRQLTVVPDLYDLSNEVSIYIGIPFCPTKCAYCTFPAYAIQGKQGSVDSFLFGLHYEMEQIGKFLKERNIPITTIYYGGGTPTSITAEEMDALYAHMYRVFPNVERVREITVEAGRPDTITPEKLAVLKKWNIDRISINPQSYIQETLRAIGRHHTVEETIEKFHLARESGMNNINMDLIIGLPGEGVKQFDFTLAQTEKLMPESLTVHTLSFKRASEMTKNKEKYKVADRDEIHEMMKRAERWTKEKGYVPYYLYRQKNILGNLENVGYALPGQESIYNIMIMEEQQSIIGLGCGASSKFVHPKTKAITHFANPKEPKAYNENYEHYTNEKLKMMEQLF from the coding sequence GTGATTTCATTGCGTATTCATATTTGCGGATTGGAGCCGGTGGATCGTTTTCAACGTTCCCTTGAGGTCATTACCGGTTTATTTTTTGAAGAGGCAACGCTCTCTTTGATGGCGACAGAAGAAGCGGAAGTACGTGTGACGATGGATGTCCAACAAGGAGACCGGCTCGTTGTTAGTGGTACGTTGCAACATGAACATGGTCGCACGTATGAGGCTTATTATGCACGATCGTGGAAGACAGAAGAAGAAAAAGGACGCATGAAACAAGTGAAACATGCGGTTTCCTATATATATTTATCTCTTATGCAGCAATATACAGACTTTGTGCAACAATGGGGTATTTTAACAGGTGTTCGTCCAGTGAAATTATTGCATCAAAAATTGCGCTCTGGCTTAACGAGAGAAGAAGCACATCGCGAGTTGCGCGAAGATTATTTAGTGACGGATGAAAAAATTCAGCTTATGCAACAAATTGTTGATCGTCAGTTGACAGTTGTTCCAGATCTTTACGATTTATCGAACGAAGTAAGCATTTATATCGGCATTCCGTTTTGTCCGACGAAATGCGCATATTGTACATTCCCAGCCTACGCGATTCAAGGAAAACAAGGATCTGTTGATTCCTTTTTATTCGGATTGCATTACGAAATGGAACAAATTGGGAAATTTTTAAAAGAGCGCAACATTCCGATTACGACTATTTATTACGGTGGCGGCACGCCAACAAGCATTACGGCAGAGGAAATGGATGCACTATATGCGCACATGTATCGTGTGTTTCCAAACGTTGAACGCGTACGTGAAATTACAGTTGAAGCTGGAAGACCAGATACAATTACACCGGAGAAGCTTGCGGTGTTAAAAAAATGGAACATCGACCGCATTAGCATTAATCCGCAATCATATATTCAAGAAACGTTGCGAGCAATTGGGCGTCATCATACGGTGGAAGAGACGATTGAGAAATTTCATCTTGCCCGCGAGTCAGGGATGAACAATATTAATATGGACTTAATTATCGGTTTGCCAGGAGAAGGTGTAAAACAGTTTGATTTTACACTTGCCCAAACAGAGAAGCTCATGCCGGAGTCGTTGACGGTGCATACGTTGTCGTTTAAGCGTGCGTCGGAAATGACGAAAAATAAGGAAAAGTATAAAGTAGCGGATCGTGATGAAATTCATGAAATGATGAAACGTGCGGAACGATGGACGAAAGAAAAAGGGTATGTGCCGTATTATTTATATCGCCAAAAAAATATTCTCGGCAATTTAGAAAACGTCGGTTACGCTTTACCGGGTCAAGAAAGCATTTATAACATTATGATTATGGAAGAGCAACAGTCGATCATCGGGCTGGGATGTGGGGCGTCAAGCAAATTCGTGCATCCAAAAACAAAAGCGATTACGCATTTTGCCAACCCGAAAGAGCCGAAAGCGTATAATGAAAATTACGAACATTACACAAACGAAAAATTAAAAATGATGGAACAATTATTTTAG
- a CDS encoding sporulation protein, producing MLITLLLAGIIISGYMAIRTAREEKKIDEKLLEKEGEVYMERIRQARERRQKALE from the coding sequence ATGCTTATTACATTGCTTCTCGCAGGCATTATCATTAGCGGATATATGGCCATCCGCACAGCAAGAGAAGAAAAGAAAATAGATGAAAAGCTGTTAGAAAAAGAAGGAGAAGTGTATATGGAGCGCATTCGGCAAGCGCGAGAGCGACGTCAAAAGGCCTTGGAATAA